A window of the Synechococcus sp. LTW-R genome harbors these coding sequences:
- a CDS encoding isoprenyl transferase, translated as MSRSLTTAPTVEGNRPSRCALPPGLDPGRLPAHVAVIMDGNGRWAGQRKLPRVMGHREGVEALKRTLRLCSDWGIGSLTAYAFSTENWNRPGEEVSFLMTLFERVLAKELKALEQEQVRIRFLGDLEQLPEGLQQLIQDATDRTASNTGIRFNVCTNYGGRRELVRAARLLAEQVARGELEPGAIDEQAFASKLLTAGEPDPDLLIRTSGEQRISNFLLWQLAYAELHITDVLWPDFDETALVTALMDFQNRQRRFGGVESVSS; from the coding sequence ATGAGTCGTTCCCTGACGACTGCACCCACTGTCGAAGGGAACAGGCCCTCGCGCTGCGCCCTCCCGCCTGGGCTGGACCCAGGTCGCCTGCCAGCCCATGTCGCCGTGATCATGGACGGCAATGGCCGCTGGGCTGGTCAGCGCAAGTTGCCCCGGGTGATGGGGCACCGTGAGGGTGTTGAAGCGCTCAAGCGCACCCTGCGCCTCTGCAGCGACTGGGGGATTGGCTCGCTCACGGCCTACGCCTTCTCCACGGAGAACTGGAACCGACCCGGAGAAGAAGTCAGCTTCCTGATGACCCTGTTCGAGCGGGTCCTCGCCAAGGAGCTGAAGGCTCTGGAGCAGGAGCAGGTGCGCATCCGCTTTCTGGGCGATCTCGAGCAACTTCCCGAGGGACTCCAGCAGCTGATTCAGGACGCCACGGATCGCACCGCGTCCAACACGGGCATTCGCTTCAACGTCTGCACCAACTACGGCGGTCGCCGCGAGCTGGTCCGCGCCGCCAGGTTGTTGGCCGAGCAGGTGGCCCGGGGTGAGCTCGAGCCAGGGGCCATCGATGAGCAGGCCTTTGCCTCAAAGCTCCTCACCGCCGGTGAACCGGATCCTGATCTGTTGATTCGCACCAGCGGTGAGCAGCGCATTAGCAATTTTCTGCTCTGGCAATTGGCCTACGCCGAGCTGCACATCACCGACGTCCTCTGGCCTGATTTCGATGAAACGGCTCTGGTGACGGCCTTGATGGATTTCCAGAACCGCCAACGCCGCTTCG
- a CDS encoding diadenylate cyclase — protein MVVLARVNEPRTLWLLRGYLTLVALAWVVQRYANLPLTSKLVDALVMACSLALAILWQGELRRLMELLGTGRLDVLFGSQRANKLASSSVGVLSEAAGRLSQIRRGGLIVLDLGSDLRPEDFLNPGIALDAQLSVDLLLNLFAIDTPLHDGAVLVKGNRILSAGVILPLSRQGLNRYGTRHLAALGITERFDRCLCIVVSEETGTLSLAKQGRLERPITSSRLQDLLSEALAQAPKSATKSAGRSVSVDSSEPLA, from the coding sequence ATGGTCGTGCTGGCTCGTGTGAACGAGCCGCGCACACTATGGCTGTTGCGGGGGTACCTGACGCTCGTGGCCCTGGCCTGGGTGGTTCAGCGCTACGCGAATTTGCCCCTCACCAGCAAGCTGGTGGACGCCCTGGTCATGGCCTGCAGCTTGGCCCTGGCCATCCTCTGGCAAGGGGAATTGCGGCGCCTGATGGAGCTGCTGGGAACCGGTCGCCTCGATGTTCTCTTTGGCAGCCAACGGGCCAACAAGCTCGCCTCGAGCTCCGTCGGTGTCCTCAGTGAGGCCGCTGGCCGCCTCTCCCAGATCCGCCGCGGTGGCTTGATCGTCCTCGATCTCGGCAGCGACCTGCGTCCGGAGGACTTCCTGAACCCCGGCATTGCCCTCGATGCCCAGCTCTCGGTTGATTTGCTGCTCAACCTGTTTGCGATAGACACACCGCTCCATGACGGCGCGGTGCTGGTCAAGGGCAATCGGATCCTTTCGGCCGGCGTGATCCTGCCGCTCTCCCGCCAGGGGCTGAACCGCTATGGCACCCGCCACCTGGCGGCGTTGGGGATCACCGAACGGTTTGACCGCTGCCTCTGCATCGTCGTGTCCGAGGAAACGGGCACCCTCTCGTTGGCCAAGCAGGGCCGGCTGGAACGACCGATTACCAGCTCTCGCCTGCAGGACTTGTTGAGTGAGGCCCTCGCCCAGGCTCCCAAATCAGCAACAAAAAGTGCTGGTCGTAGCGTGTCCGTAGATTCGTCGGAGCCTCTCGCATGA
- the lysA gene encoding diaminopimelate decarboxylase — MTSSMATADLQVSNRPFESNRDTSSPNRNLTPVTTSVGPTGALEVGGCGLSDLARRYGTPLYVLDEATLRGTAQAYRKALASHYPGSALALYASKANSSLAITAVVASEGLGLDAVSAGELLTAVQGGMPPERIVFHGNNKSRDELQLAADLGVTVVADNWSDLELLAELGLSQPVRLMLRFTPGIECHTHEYIRTGHLDSKFGFDPDQLEPVLQHLKGCSWALVTGLHAHIGSQIFELQPHRDLAVVMADALKLARELGHPVSDLNIGGGLGIRYVESDDPPSIDEWVRTVAEAVAAACHDRGLDLPRLLCEPGRSLVATAGVTLYSVGSRKEIPGIRTYLSVDGGMSDNPRPITYQSLYTAVLADRPEAEASDTVTLAGKHCESGDVLLKDLALPPSQAGDVLAVFATGAYNSSMASNYNRIPHPAAVMVHDGMAELVQRRELPEELLRYDVLPERLRPVL, encoded by the coding sequence ATGACTTCTTCGATGGCGACAGCCGATCTCCAAGTGAGCAACCGGCCCTTTGAGAGCAATCGCGATACCAGCAGCCCCAACCGCAACCTGACTCCGGTCACCACATCCGTCGGTCCCACCGGTGCGCTGGAAGTGGGCGGCTGCGGCCTGAGCGATCTGGCTCGCCGCTACGGCACGCCCTTGTATGTGCTCGACGAGGCCACCCTGCGCGGCACGGCCCAGGCCTACCGCAAGGCTCTGGCCTCGCACTACCCCGGCTCGGCCTTGGCGCTCTATGCCTCCAAGGCCAACAGCAGCCTGGCAATCACCGCCGTCGTTGCTTCGGAAGGCCTTGGCCTCGATGCGGTCTCCGCCGGTGAGCTCCTGACGGCGGTCCAGGGGGGTATGCCTCCGGAGCGCATCGTCTTCCACGGCAACAACAAGAGCCGCGACGAGCTCCAGCTGGCCGCCGACCTCGGCGTCACCGTGGTGGCCGATAACTGGTCCGACCTCGAGCTGCTCGCTGAACTCGGCTTGAGCCAGCCCGTGCGGCTGATGCTGCGCTTCACCCCCGGGATCGAGTGTCACACGCACGAGTACATCCGCACCGGGCACCTGGACAGCAAGTTCGGCTTTGACCCCGATCAACTCGAGCCGGTGCTTCAGCACCTCAAGGGCTGCAGCTGGGCCCTGGTGACCGGCCTGCACGCCCACATCGGTTCCCAGATTTTCGAGCTCCAACCCCACCGCGACCTGGCGGTGGTGATGGCGGATGCGCTCAAGCTGGCCCGTGAGCTCGGTCATCCCGTTTCCGATCTGAACATCGGTGGCGGTTTGGGGATTCGTTACGTCGAATCCGATGACCCCCCGTCCATTGATGAATGGGTGCGCACCGTCGCCGAAGCCGTCGCGGCTGCTTGCCACGATCGTGGGCTGGACTTGCCGCGTCTGCTCTGTGAGCCCGGCCGCTCCCTGGTGGCCACCGCGGGGGTGACCCTTTACAGCGTGGGCAGCCGCAAGGAGATCCCCGGGATTCGTACCTACCTCTCCGTCGATGGCGGGATGAGCGACAACCCCCGGCCGATTACGTATCAATCGCTGTACACCGCCGTTCTGGCTGATCGCCCCGAGGCCGAGGCCAGCGACACCGTCACCCTGGCCGGCAAGCACTGCGAGTCCGGCGATGTCTTGCTGAAGGACCTGGCCCTGCCTCCTTCGCAGGCGGGCGATGTTTTGGCAGTCTTTGCCACCGGCGCCTACAACTCCTCGATGGCCTCCAACTACAACCGCATTCCCCACCCCGCGGCGGTGATGGTGCATGACGGGATGGCGGAGTTGGTGCAACGCCGTGAGTTGCCAGAGGAATTGCTGCGCTACGACGTTCTGCCCGAACGCCTTCGGCCAGTACTCTGA
- a CDS encoding GNAT family N-acetyltransferase, protein MAPNTADPLIRLAPLLPEHLAPCLALDQAALGGLWSEAQWCSELADLKRPGRGLWRADQLVALACGLLVLDELQITTVAVAPGLRRQGLGRQVLQALLSEARSQGACQATLEVASDNAAALALYGQLGFSTAGIRRGYYRNGSDALIQWVEIRD, encoded by the coding sequence GTGGCGCCCAACACAGCCGATCCCTTGATCCGGCTCGCGCCCCTGCTGCCCGAGCACCTCGCCCCTTGCCTCGCCCTCGATCAAGCCGCCCTGGGGGGCCTCTGGAGCGAAGCGCAATGGTGCAGCGAACTCGCTGACTTGAAGCGACCAGGACGGGGGCTCTGGCGAGCCGACCAGCTCGTCGCCCTGGCCTGCGGCCTGCTGGTGCTCGACGAACTGCAAATCACCACCGTGGCCGTTGCCCCAGGACTGCGGCGTCAAGGCCTGGGACGGCAGGTCCTTCAGGCCCTACTCAGTGAGGCACGCAGCCAGGGCGCCTGCCAGGCAACCCTCGAAGTGGCCTCCGACAACGCGGCGGCCCTGGCGCTCTATGGACAACTGGGCTTCAGCACAGCCGGAATCCGTCGCGGCTACTACCGCAACGGAAGCGATGCCCTGATCCAATGGGTCGAAATACGCGACTGA
- a CDS encoding ATP-dependent Clp protease ATP-binding subunit, with protein MFERFTEKAIKVIMLAQEEARRLGHNFVGTEQILLGLIGEGTGVAAKVLKSMGVNLKDARVEVEKIIGRGSGFVAVEIPFTPRAKRVLELSLEEARQLGHNYIGTEHLLLGLIREGEGVAARVLENLGVDLAKVRTQVIRMLGETAEVASGGGGGGGGKGSTKTPTLDEFGSNLTQQACDGKLDPVVGRQHEIERVIQILGRRTKNNPVLIGEPGVGKTAIAEGLAQRINSGDVPDILEDKRVLTLDIGLLVAGTKYRGEFEERLKKIMEEIRGAGNVILVIDEVHTLIGAGAAEGAIDAANILKPALARGELQCIGATTLDEYRKHIERDAALERRFQPVQVGEPSVEDTIEILRGLKERYESHHRLKIADEALVAAATLGDRYISDRFLPDKAIDLIDEAGSRVRLMNSKLPPAAKEVDKQLRDIEKQKDEAVREQDFAKAGELRDKEVELREQIRSILQNRNEEKPAESPEASAEATTTETPVAVVEAPITAAAESGPMVTEEDIAQIVASWTGVPVQKLTESESAKLLNMEETLHQRLIGQDEAVKAVSRAIRRARVGLKNPNRPIASFIFSGPTGVGKTELTKSLAAYFFGSEEAMIRLDMSEFMERHTVSKLIGSPPGYVGFNEGGQLTEAVRRRPYTVVLFDEIEKAHPDVFNLLLQLLEDGRLTDSKGRTVDFKNTLIIMTSNIGSKVIEKGGGGLGFEFSGGDAEETNYNRIRSLVNEELKQYFRPEFLNRLDEIIVFRQLSRDEVKEISEIMLKEVFARMQEKGITLTVTEAFKERLVDEGYNPSYGARPLRRAVMRLLEDSLAEEFLSGRIGEGDTALVDVDDDKQVVIRKDSTTPSIPEFASV; from the coding sequence ATGTTCGAGCGGTTTACCGAGAAGGCCATCAAGGTGATCATGCTGGCCCAAGAAGAGGCCCGCCGCCTGGGTCACAACTTCGTGGGCACCGAGCAGATCCTCCTGGGCTTGATCGGAGAAGGCACCGGCGTCGCCGCGAAGGTCCTGAAGTCCATGGGGGTCAACCTCAAGGACGCTCGCGTCGAGGTCGAGAAAATCATCGGCCGCGGTTCCGGCTTCGTCGCGGTTGAGATTCCGTTCACGCCCAGAGCGAAACGGGTGCTGGAGCTCTCCCTCGAGGAAGCCCGTCAGCTCGGCCACAACTACATCGGTACGGAACACCTGCTCCTGGGCCTGATCCGCGAAGGCGAAGGCGTCGCAGCCCGTGTTCTCGAGAACCTCGGCGTCGACCTGGCCAAGGTCCGCACCCAGGTCATTCGCATGCTGGGCGAGACCGCTGAAGTGGCCAGCGGTGGCGGTGGCGGTGGCGGCGGAAAGGGTTCCACGAAGACCCCGACCCTGGACGAATTCGGTAGCAACCTGACCCAGCAAGCCTGCGACGGCAAGCTCGACCCCGTCGTCGGTCGTCAGCACGAAATTGAACGGGTCATCCAGATCCTGGGTCGCCGCACCAAGAACAACCCGGTGCTGATCGGCGAGCCCGGCGTGGGCAAAACCGCCATCGCCGAGGGCCTGGCCCAGCGCATCAACTCCGGTGATGTTCCCGACATCCTCGAAGACAAGCGTGTCCTCACTCTGGACATCGGCCTGCTGGTCGCTGGCACGAAGTACCGAGGCGAATTTGAGGAACGCCTTAAAAAGATCATGGAGGAGATCCGTGGCGCCGGGAACGTGATCCTGGTGATCGACGAAGTCCACACCCTGATCGGTGCCGGCGCCGCCGAGGGCGCCATCGATGCCGCCAACATCCTCAAGCCGGCCCTGGCCCGCGGTGAACTGCAGTGCATCGGCGCAACGACCCTCGACGAGTACCGCAAACACATCGAGCGGGATGCCGCTCTTGAGCGTCGCTTCCAGCCGGTGCAGGTGGGCGAGCCCTCGGTCGAGGACACTATTGAGATCCTGCGGGGCCTGAAGGAGCGCTACGAATCGCACCACCGCCTCAAGATTGCCGATGAGGCCCTGGTGGCAGCCGCGACCCTGGGTGACCGCTACATCTCCGATCGCTTCCTGCCCGACAAGGCCATCGACTTGATCGATGAAGCCGGCAGCCGCGTGCGCCTGATGAATTCCAAGCTGCCCCCGGCGGCCAAGGAAGTCGACAAGCAGCTGCGCGACATCGAGAAGCAAAAGGATGAAGCCGTGCGCGAGCAGGACTTCGCCAAAGCTGGAGAACTGCGCGACAAAGAAGTGGAACTGCGCGAGCAGATCCGCTCAATCCTTCAGAACCGCAACGAAGAGAAGCCGGCTGAGTCCCCCGAAGCTTCAGCCGAAGCCACCACCACAGAGACGCCCGTCGCGGTTGTCGAGGCACCAATTACTGCCGCTGCCGAATCCGGTCCGATGGTGACCGAAGAGGACATCGCTCAGATCGTTGCCTCCTGGACCGGAGTTCCTGTCCAAAAGCTGACCGAGAGCGAGTCGGCCAAGCTGCTGAACATGGAGGAAACCCTCCACCAGCGCCTGATCGGGCAGGACGAAGCCGTGAAGGCCGTGTCCCGCGCCATTCGCCGTGCCCGGGTTGGCCTGAAGAACCCCAACCGTCCGATCGCCAGCTTCATCTTCTCCGGCCCCACCGGTGTTGGTAAGACCGAGCTGACGAAGTCCCTGGCGGCGTACTTCTTCGGCAGCGAAGAAGCGATGATCCGCCTCGACATGTCGGAGTTCATGGAGCGCCACACGGTCAGCAAGCTGATTGGTTCGCCTCCGGGTTATGTGGGCTTCAACGAAGGCGGTCAGCTCACCGAAGCGGTCCGTCGTCGTCCCTACACCGTGGTGCTGTTCGACGAGATCGAGAAGGCCCACCCCGATGTGTTCAACCTGCTGCTGCAACTCCTGGAAGACGGTCGCCTGACCGATTCCAAGGGCCGCACGGTGGACTTCAAGAACACCTTGATCATCATGACCTCGAACATCGGTTCGAAGGTCATCGAGAAAGGTGGCGGTGGCCTCGGTTTCGAGTTCTCGGGTGGCGATGCCGAAGAGACGAACTACAACCGCATCCGTTCCTTGGTGAACGAAGAGCTGAAGCAGTACTTCCGCCCTGAGTTCCTCAACCGTCTCGACGAAATCATCGTCTTCCGTCAGCTCAGCCGCGACGAGGTCAAGGAAATCTCCGAGATCATGCTCAAGGAGGTCTTTGCTCGGATGCAGGAGAAGGGCATCACCCTGACGGTGACCGAAGCCTTCAAGGAACGCCTGGTAGATGAGGGCTACAACCCCAGCTACGGAGCCCGCCCGCTTCGCCGCGCGGTGATGCGTCTACTGGAAGATTCCCTCGCCGAAGAGTTCCTCTCCGGCAGGATCGGCGAAGGCGACACCGCCCTGGTGGATGTCGACGACGACAAGCAGGTGGTTATCCGCAAGGACTCCACTACCCCTTCGATCCCTGAGTTTGCTTCGGTATAA
- a CDS encoding AEC family transporter, producing MVRLLLELAPCLLAGVWLGRRFPGLPGQLAPALLRWGMPLSLTGLLLKSGMPLSSIPMAGLIAAITSGGLLLCLQLPSLLPSRSLQLGAIVGNTGYFGLPLAIALLPSEALGFSVIYDLIGTLITWSAGPLLLSPDQSRPSALSLLKTPVVQALLLALPLGLTPWGTVLGQWLWLPARLVLWLLLLLVGMRLGLVLQRIHRDDDRQRLSLHAALAIKILALPAVMALATSLLHLPELMRQALVLQAAAPTAMSVLLLAEAADAQNNSDKETLPAARLVLWSSGLSLISLPLWFQLTAAM from the coding sequence ATGGTGCGTCTGCTGCTGGAACTCGCCCCATGCCTTCTGGCTGGGGTCTGGCTGGGCCGACGTTTTCCAGGACTTCCGGGCCAACTTGCCCCCGCTCTCCTGCGGTGGGGCATGCCCTTGAGCCTGACCGGACTACTGCTGAAAAGCGGTATGCCCCTCAGCAGCATCCCCATGGCTGGGCTGATTGCAGCGATCACCAGCGGCGGCCTACTCCTCTGCCTCCAGCTCCCGTCGCTCCTGCCGAGCCGCAGCCTCCAGCTGGGGGCCATCGTCGGCAACACCGGTTACTTCGGTCTGCCGTTGGCCATCGCCCTCCTGCCCAGCGAGGCCCTCGGCTTCAGCGTCATCTATGACCTCATCGGCACCTTGATCACCTGGAGCGCAGGCCCCCTCCTGCTCTCGCCTGATCAGAGCAGGCCCAGTGCTCTCTCCTTACTCAAGACGCCGGTCGTCCAGGCCCTGCTGCTAGCGCTCCCGCTGGGGCTCACCCCTTGGGGAACCGTCCTTGGGCAGTGGCTCTGGCTTCCGGCCAGGCTGGTGCTCTGGCTGCTCCTGTTGTTGGTGGGCATGCGTCTAGGGCTTGTCCTCCAGCGGATCCATCGGGACGACGACAGACAGCGCCTGTCGCTCCACGCCGCCCTCGCCATCAAGATCTTGGCACTACCGGCAGTGATGGCCCTGGCAACCAGCCTGCTGCACCTGCCCGAGCTGATGCGGCAAGCCCTGGTACTACAAGCCGCCGCCCCGACGGCCATGTCCGTGCTGCTGCTCGCCGAAGCCGCTGACGCCCAAAACAACAGTGATAAGGAGACCCTGCCCGCCGCCCGATTGGTGCTCTGGAGCAGCGGGCTCTCGCTGATCAGCCTGCCGCTCTGGTTTCAGCTCACCGCGGCCATGTGA
- the gap gene encoding type I glyceraldehyde-3-phosphate dehydrogenase, whose translation MTIRIGINGFGRIGRLAFRRAMATPGVEVAGINDLIDVDYLAYLLRYDSTHGRFKGEVKVENGQLVVDGQVIRITAERDPSNLKWDAIGVDTVLESTGFFLTDPLARTHLQAGAKRVVMSAPSKDETPMFVMGVNHSTYSGQDIVSNASCTTNCLAPLAKVVHDNFGIVSGLMSTVHATTATQKPVDSPSLKDWRGGRGAGQSIIPSSTGAARAVGRVIPELNGKLTGMAFRVPTPDVSVVDLTVNLAKSASYEEVKAAMKSASEGELKGVLGYTEDHVVSNDFLGESCTSVFDAGAGMALSDTFMKLVSWYDNEWAYSCKCIDLIRHMAAVS comes from the coding sequence TTGACCATCCGGATTGGCATCAATGGTTTTGGTCGCATTGGTCGCCTGGCCTTCCGGCGGGCGATGGCGACGCCCGGAGTTGAGGTCGCCGGCATCAATGACCTGATTGATGTCGATTACCTGGCCTATCTGCTTCGCTACGACTCCACCCACGGCCGCTTCAAGGGCGAGGTCAAGGTCGAGAACGGCCAGTTGGTGGTGGATGGACAGGTCATCCGGATCACGGCGGAGCGCGATCCAAGCAATTTGAAGTGGGATGCCATTGGTGTCGACACGGTGCTGGAGAGCACGGGTTTCTTCCTGACGGATCCCCTGGCGCGCACCCACCTTCAGGCTGGCGCGAAGCGGGTGGTGATGAGCGCCCCCTCCAAGGACGAGACCCCGATGTTCGTGATGGGGGTCAACCACAGCACCTACAGCGGCCAGGACATTGTCTCCAACGCCAGCTGCACGACCAACTGCCTTGCGCCCCTGGCCAAGGTCGTCCACGACAACTTCGGCATTGTCAGTGGCCTGATGAGCACCGTCCATGCCACGACGGCCACCCAAAAACCGGTGGATAGCCCCTCGCTGAAGGACTGGCGCGGCGGCCGCGGGGCTGGCCAGAGCATCATCCCCAGCTCCACCGGTGCCGCGAGGGCTGTCGGCCGGGTCATCCCCGAACTCAACGGCAAGCTCACCGGGATGGCCTTCCGGGTGCCCACCCCGGATGTCTCGGTGGTGGACCTCACCGTGAACCTGGCCAAGTCCGCCAGCTACGAGGAGGTCAAGGCCGCCATGAAGTCCGCTTCAGAGGGGGAACTGAAGGGCGTCCTCGGATATACGGAGGACCACGTGGTCTCCAACGATTTCCTTGGGGAAAGCTGCACCTCGGTCTTCGATGCCGGCGCGGGCATGGCCCTGAGCGACACCTTTATGAAGTTGGTGTCCTGGTACGACAACGAGTGGGCCTACAGCTGCAAGTGCATTGACCTGATCCGTCACATGGCCGCGGTGAGCTGA
- a CDS encoding cation diffusion facilitator family transporter, whose translation MGAHHHHHGGAAAAFRWSVLLNALLTGAQLAIGFGFGSLALIGDAIHNLGDVVGLLLAWGAERLSLRPARGRFTYGYGRSTHLAALINGLLVFGAGLLVVVEGLDRLQQPEPLVAGPVAVAAAAGIAINLLSARLFGTDSHLDLNRRAAVLHLLSDAAVSAAVLLSAILVALTGRTELDAITAIAVGAAVMVSAYGLLKQALAASLDAVPEGQDLQLIEAALRGLPGVMAVSELHVWGLGGRRVALTAHLQVQGVPAADLLRLGEERLRELGIEHSTLQIEPIP comes from the coding sequence ATGGGAGCGCATCACCACCATCACGGAGGCGCAGCCGCAGCGTTTCGCTGGAGCGTTCTGCTCAATGCCCTGCTGACCGGGGCCCAGTTGGCGATTGGCTTCGGCTTTGGCTCGCTGGCCCTGATCGGCGATGCGATCCACAACCTGGGGGATGTGGTGGGTCTGCTGCTGGCCTGGGGCGCTGAGCGGCTGAGCCTGCGTCCTGCCCGCGGTCGCTTCACCTATGGCTATGGACGCAGCACCCACCTGGCGGCCTTGATCAATGGCTTGTTGGTTTTTGGTGCGGGGCTGCTGGTGGTGGTGGAGGGGCTGGACCGCCTGCAGCAGCCTGAACCCCTGGTGGCCGGCCCCGTGGCGGTGGCGGCCGCCGCGGGCATTGCGATCAACTTGCTTTCGGCTCGACTCTTTGGCACGGACTCCCACCTGGATCTCAATCGCCGGGCGGCGGTGCTGCACCTGCTGAGCGATGCGGCGGTCTCTGCGGCGGTGCTGCTCAGCGCGATCTTGGTGGCGCTGACCGGCCGAACCGAGCTGGACGCGATCACGGCCATCGCGGTCGGTGCGGCCGTCATGGTCAGTGCCTACGGACTGCTCAAGCAAGCCTTGGCGGCCAGCCTGGATGCGGTTCCCGAGGGCCAGGATCTCCAGCTGATCGAGGCAGCCCTGCGCGGGTTGCCCGGAGTGATGGCGGTCAGTGAACTGCACGTCTGGGGGTTGGGTGGACGCCGGGTTGCCCTGACAGCCCATCTCCAGGTGCAGGGCGTCCCGGCCGCCGATCTGCTGCGGCTTGGGGAGGAGCGCTTGCGGGAGCTGGGCATTGAGCACAGCACCCTGCAAATCGAGCCCATCCCGTAG
- a CDS encoding iron-containing alcohol dehydrogenase family protein — MAASSLQQHAIAPATVLRGEGAWAEALPLIAGLSQAPLLLGRSAATQALREGLKSDLEQNGLRVTSAELEFDCCEADLARLAELTQANGCDGVLACGGGKVLDAGKLLAHRVGLPCITVPSSAATCAGWTALANLYSPQGAFEGDVALDHCPELLVFDHSLVASAPQRTLASGIADAMAKWYEASVSSGASRDGLVQQAVQQARVLRDQLLLEAEQALTEVGGEAWVRVAEASGLTAGLIGGIGGARCRTVAAHAVHNGLTQLEASHGQLHGEKVGFGILVQLRLEESIGGNQLAAQARRQLLPFFQHLNLPVSLTDLGLAQASLAELQAVAEFACRPGSDLHHLPFAVGPADVLAALVSTTAALSTVDA, encoded by the coding sequence ATGGCCGCATCCTCCCTGCAGCAACACGCCATTGCCCCAGCCACCGTGCTGCGGGGCGAAGGAGCTTGGGCTGAAGCCCTGCCCCTCATCGCTGGCCTGAGCCAAGCGCCGTTGCTGCTCGGCCGCAGCGCTGCCACCCAAGCCCTGCGCGAAGGGCTGAAGAGCGATCTGGAGCAGAACGGTCTGCGGGTGACCAGCGCGGAACTGGAGTTCGACTGCTGCGAAGCCGACCTCGCGCGCCTCGCCGAGCTGACCCAAGCCAACGGCTGCGACGGGGTGCTGGCCTGCGGCGGCGGCAAGGTCCTCGATGCCGGCAAGTTGCTGGCCCACCGCGTCGGCCTCCCCTGCATCACCGTCCCCAGCAGCGCGGCCACCTGCGCGGGCTGGACGGCCCTGGCCAACCTCTACAGCCCCCAAGGTGCCTTCGAGGGGGATGTCGCCCTCGATCACTGCCCCGAGCTGCTGGTCTTTGACCACTCCCTGGTGGCCTCGGCCCCCCAGCGCACCCTGGCCAGCGGCATCGCTGATGCGATGGCCAAGTGGTACGAGGCCTCCGTCAGCAGCGGCGCCAGCCGCGATGGCCTCGTGCAACAGGCCGTGCAGCAGGCCCGCGTCCTGCGGGATCAACTGCTACTGGAAGCCGAGCAGGCCCTCACGGAGGTGGGCGGCGAAGCCTGGGTCCGCGTCGCGGAAGCCAGCGGCCTCACCGCCGGCCTGATCGGCGGCATTGGCGGCGCCCGCTGCCGCACCGTGGCCGCCCACGCGGTGCACAACGGCCTGACCCAGCTGGAGGCCAGCCACGGCCAACTCCATGGGGAGAAGGTGGGCTTTGGAATCCTGGTGCAGCTGCGCCTGGAGGAAAGCATCGGCGGCAACCAACTGGCGGCCCAAGCCCGGCGCCAACTGCTGCCCTTCTTCCAACACCTGAACCTGCCGGTCAGCCTGACGGACCTCGGACTGGCCCAGGCCAGCCTCGCGGAGCTGCAGGCGGTGGCGGAGTTTGCCTGCCGCCCGGGATCGGATCTGCATCACCTGCCCTTCGCCGTCGGCCCGGCCGATGTGCTGGCGGCCCTCGTCAGCACCACCGCGGCCCTGAGCACGGTTGATGCCTGA
- a CDS encoding alpha/beta fold hydrolase — translation MPEALDQRQLLERAAKTLLDPQGQAIARAVQWWDLPNACGQTNEPWPVAVLGSGPPVLLLHGFDSSHQEFRRLSPLLSAHAQLFIPDLYGFGFCPRPEGGNYSPVGVLRHLEAVLDAVLERSGAKRVGLIGASMGGSAAVELARRRPEQIERLLLLAPAGLTGKPMPVPPLLNQLGARFLALPAIRRGLCRSAFAQPDRDVGPAELEIASIHLRCPNWAPALAAFAGSGGFGGCGLPLPSQPLEVLWGANDRILQGKPKADAAVLLGERITELSDCGHLPHIDLPGTVVRTWHG, via the coding sequence ATGCCTGAGGCCCTGGATCAGCGGCAGCTGCTGGAGCGCGCCGCCAAAACCCTGCTGGATCCCCAAGGACAGGCCATCGCTCGGGCGGTGCAGTGGTGGGACCTGCCCAATGCCTGCGGCCAAACCAACGAGCCCTGGCCTGTAGCGGTTCTCGGCTCCGGTCCTCCGGTGCTGCTCCTGCATGGCTTCGACAGCTCCCACCAGGAATTCCGGCGGCTGAGCCCGCTGCTGTCGGCCCACGCCCAACTGTTCATCCCCGATCTCTACGGCTTTGGCTTCTGCCCACGGCCCGAGGGCGGCAACTACAGCCCCGTAGGCGTGCTGCGCCATCTGGAGGCCGTGCTCGACGCGGTACTTGAGCGCAGTGGCGCCAAGCGCGTCGGCCTGATTGGGGCGTCGATGGGGGGATCGGCGGCCGTGGAATTGGCCCGCCGACGCCCCGAGCAGATTGAGCGCCTGCTGCTGCTGGCCCCCGCCGGCCTTACCGGCAAACCAATGCCGGTACCTCCGCTCTTGAATCAGCTGGGCGCGCGCTTTTTGGCACTGCCGGCGATTCGCCGCGGGCTCTGCCGCAGTGCCTTTGCCCAACCCGACCGTGATGTCGGTCCCGCAGAACTGGAGATCGCCTCGATCCACCTGCGCTGCCCGAACTGGGCGCCGGCCTTGGCGGCCTTTGCCGGCAGTGGCGGTTTTGGGGGCTGCGGGCTGCCGCTGCCCAGCCAACCGCTCGAGGTGCTCTGGGGGGCCAACGACCGGATCCTGCAGGGCAAACCGAAAGCCGACGCGGCAGTTCTGTTAGGAGAGCGGATCACCGAGCTCAGCGATTGCGGGCACCTGCCCCACATCGATCTGCCCGGCACCGTGGTGCGCACCTGGCATGGCTGA